AGCATACCCTGGCATAGTACTTGCAGCCTTGACCTCCAAGAGTGACCAGGAGGAGCTTAAAGGTAGGGCGCCACAGCTTCATGACAACATCGTCCTCTACTGAGTCGATGCCAGTCAAAAACTCAACCTCAGACTCACTGACCTTGACAATGTCTGCCTGGTCCCAGATACTCAAGATCTTGGTGCGAGCCTCCTCACGGGATGACCACAATGCCTCCCTTGGGTTCGGATCATATGAGAGAAGCGCGCCGGCCTCTTTGGCGATCTCCATGGCGCGCAGATGTGCCGACCGGCAAGGCTCAGCAATCAAGCTTATTGATCCATAGTGGAAGACTGCAGCCTGGGTGCATTATAAGTTATGAGTCATTTTCCTCCAAAGAAATAGAACAGTGCAGTACAGAAACTTTGCAAGAAATCGACAGATTTAAGAATCATATCGTTAGAGTTGAACACTTTCTTATAAAGTCTGCACGCAGAGCATAAATCTAACCATGAACAATTGAAGCATCTAGCAGCACCTGATATGTGGTAGTTCTCGATCATAGAACTATACATACAAGCCGACATGACCCTCCTGCTCCATGGATGAAAATGTTGATCACCTGCTTCTCTGGCGACTATGTCAAGTTACGATCTGCACCCCTACCATGTGGAACGTTTGGAAACGCCACAATGCCCTCATCTTCAACAGAGCTGATGAATCGGTTAACTTGGTAATCCGTAGGTGTGCTGAGGACATTAGACTATGGTCGTGGAGATGTTCATATCGAACGAACTACCTGACATGCACAATTCTGAAATTACGTCTCAGTTTCACAGTAGACAGTACCAAATATAAGAAGTTTTGTGAACTGCCAACacttcttatatttaggaacagaggtagtaccAAATGTGCAAACATTTTCTCAAAAGTTTTAGTAGTAACCATGAAAAGATCTATCTGACATAGCAAATCAGCTAACACTCTCAAATCTCAATTATTGTGCATCACAACGAAACATACTTCACATTGGATTCTACTGTTGTACATGGCACGGGTTAAAGTATCAGACAGATCCAGTAAAAGAACAAGTACAGTACCAACCAATCGGACGGCACAACAAAATCCGACCAAGATCCGCCTAATTTGCCAAGGAAGATTCAGCCCCCGAATTGCACGAAACGAAAAGGACACCTAGATAAACAAGAGGAACAGGACGAAAAAAATTCCACCTGATGCGCACCAAATCAGACCTAGCTAGCGCTCGCGTCCGGATCCAAGATACTGGCCGAAGATTCTACTGTGCTCGATGGGATCGAGTTGGTTCCCCAGATCACAAGCAAAGAAGCCAGTAATAGGCAGGGTTGTGATTCGCGTACCCTCTTGATGACGTCGACGTTGAGCTCGTCGGCGGTGAGGAGCATGTCGGCGCTGGGGTTGCGGTAGAACATGAACTCGCGCTCCCCGTCGGCGCGCAGCGTGACGAAGGCGAGCGCGGTGCGCGCCCCCGCGTCGAAGACGACGGCGCCGTCGTCGACGCCGTTGTCGCGGAGGATGGCGGCCAGCATccggccgaactcgtcgtcgccgagcttGCCGACGAAGGCGGCctcgccgccgagccgcgcgaccgcGATGGAGACGTTGGCCGGAGCGCCGCCGGGGGCCTTGAGGAAGGCCGGCGCCTCCGCCAGCGACACCCCCGCCACCGTCGGCACGAAGTCCACCAGCATCTCCCCGAAGCTGACCACCAGCTCGCCCCCGCCCGCCATTTCCGGGCACACGGATGgagacagagagagaaagagaactgGGGGGATGATGTGTGCGCGCCGGGACGGAAGTCCACCCAAAATCACCTGACTTGAAGACCACAATCGTCGTCATGTTCTTCTATTCTTTTATTCGTTTCTGGTGTCCCGCATTTCATTTATGCCATTTTTTCAACGTGACCGACagttttttttaacatcagtacagacgcaagcgctcatacatacgcgtatacactcactcctatgaacgcacacacgcacaccctatccctatgagcacctgcgaagactgagccggcatatcatcttagatttacgaagtcaccgtaggcgtctcgttgtcgacgggaacgtctcctcctactGAAAATGcattgccggaaatcctgaaataaatccaaaaataagGCGAGTACAAGACTTGAACtctgatgggttggggataccactgtccatctaaccatccaaccacaggttggttcgccaaCGTGACCGACAGTTGATGCCATGAAACTATATACTACATCTATACTGAAATATTTATAGCTGGGAACTTGTACTAGTCTCTTCCAACTACAAGTATTTCGATACAGATGGAGTAATTTTTTTCTAACACGGTACAATTTTATATGGTCGCGTATACATGTACAATTCATCTTATGAGCGCACCCACGCATATTCTATCGCTATGGGCACCTTTTAAGATATTGAGTTGTCACATTATCTTGAAATTGACAAAGTCGTCATAGACACTTCATATTCGATGGAAACGTCTTCTCACACTAAAAAAATATGGTCGGAAAGtctaaaataaatttaaaaaacgcAAGGCCTTAAAATGTTAATAGAATGGTTCTGTTAGAGTCAGACCATCCGACGGAGCCGCATCGTGATGAACAACGTGGGGTGCAAGTCAAGCAGCTACCAAATAGATAGTTTCCATCTCTGTTGGTCTATTCATATTGTACACAAACTCTGTAATTTCTGGATGCATATATATACGAGGAGGCTGTACCGTGACTGGCATTGAGCCGCCCGGTGTATTCCAATTTATATGGTATCAGGCCACATCGTTCCTCTCATGTCAAGACTCGGTCTCAAAACCTTATCGCcgctatcgtcgtcgtcgtcgcagcTTCCCACAGCCTCCTTCTCTGCCACCATGAACGCTAACGACCTCAAGAAGCTCGAAGAGGAGCTCAAGCAACGCGAGTCCATCATCAAAACTCGCGAGGAAGAACTCCAACATCTTGCCAAAGAGCGCGCCAAGACAGTTCTAGCATCCACCCCTGCACCTGTTCCTGCACCGTCCTCCTATGCTGCTTCAATCAAGACATGTGTCCATCGCTCTTGATCTTCAGGACTCCAACTACGCCAAGTGGCGTCAGCTTTTTCTCGTGGCCCTCAGGCGCTACGGCCTCTCCATCCACGTCGTTGGCGCCGCTgacgcccccccccccaacatgTCGTCTATCTCGGATTGGGGATGCAACGACTACACGGTGCTCTCCTGGATCTACGACTCAATCTCCATCGAGCTCTTCGGCATCATCATGGCTCCAGGCTCCACGGCGCGACAAGTCTGGGACTCCATCGCCAACCTCTTCCACGACAATAAGAAAAGCCGCACCTTAGCCCTCGATGTTGAGTTCCGCAACACTCCACAAGGGGACATGTCTGTCCATGACTACTGCGCCAAACTCAAGTCTCTTGCCGACGCTCTCACGGATGTCAGCCAACCTATCTCCAACGAGACGCTCGTCCTCATGGTGCTCCACGGTCTCAACGAACAATTCAGCCATCTTTGGTCTTTTCTACCATTCCAGGTGTCGTTCCCATCCTTCTTGCAGACACGTTCCGCTCTCATCCTCGAGGAGACGCAGAAAAAGACGGACGCCAAGAACGTGGCGGCCCGCACTCTAGGCAAGCGGCAATAGCATCCTCCCTCATGTTGGCGGGGACCATGCTCATTCTTCTGGCCGCGGCATTGGCTACAACGGTAGCGACTCACGCAACGCCGCCTCACACTCCACCACGCCCTACCCCAACCCTGGTCATGGCAGTGGAAACGGCGGACGCCGCGGACGTGGAGGCGGTCGCGGACGAGGCCATGACAATCCCTGGATGTTCAACCCATGGACCGGCCTCCCAACTCAGgctcaacaacagcagcagcatccTCCCTCTGCACCGTGGCAGCCCCGCTGGCGTGCTCCCAATGACGGCGTCCTTGGTCCTCACCCAAGTGCTTCTCCTTTCCAGGCGTACACTACATATGGTCGACAAAACACATACAACGGTGGCATGATGCCGTCACCATCTACAAGCTATCCAGGAGGtcaccaacaacttgatccagcctTGTTGAACACTGATAAGTCTCCAATGTACCTATatttttttttattattccatgttgttttattatcaattttgaatgttttataatcattatatagtcattttatatcattttttaaaactaacctattgacataatgccaagtgatagttgttgttttttgcatgttttttacatcgtaggaaatcaatatcagatggggttcaaatgccacgccaatttacgatgattttttatgggccagaaggaacacaacgggccctggttgcacTTGGGGGGAGTccggaggaggggacaacccaccagggcgcgccaggagacccaggcgcgccctggtgggttgtgcccacctcgggtgccctctggactgactctttgctctataaataccccaatattccagaaaccctagaggagtcggcAAATTTTCATTcagccgctgcagagtccagaaccatgagatccaatctatacaccatcacggaggggttcaccacttccattggtgcctctctgatgatgcgtgagtagttctttgtagaccttcgggtccatagttagtagctagatggtttcctctctctctatctctctctctctctcttgattatcaatacaatgatctcttggagatccatatgatgtaagtcttttggcggtgtgtctgTTGGGATCTAATGAACTTCAAGTTTGTGATCAgttatatatttttatatccatgaaagttatttgagttctttgatctctcatatgcatgatctcttatagccttgtatttcttctctgatatttgggttttgtttggccaacttgatctatttatcttgcaatgggaagaggtgcccggtagtgggttcgatcttacggtgcttgatcccagtgacagaaagggaaccgacacgtatgtatcgttgctactaaggataaaaagacgagatccatATCTTTCGCAATAGATAaagggatcttgtctacatcatgtaatcgttcttattgcattactccgtttttccatgaacttaatacactagatgcatgctggatagcgttcgaggtgtggagtaatagtagtagatgcaggcaggagtcggtctactaatcttggatgtgatgcctatgtagtgatcattgcctggatatcgtcatgattatttgaagttctatcaattgcccaacagtaatttgttcacccaccgtttgctattttttctcgagagaagccaatagtgaaacctacggcccccgggtcttctttctcatatattttccttgcgatctactttttcctcgcgtttatttttagatctattaaactaaaaaaatacaaaaatatcttgctgcaatttatttgttccgcgatctatttatcccatctacaaattaaCCTCACgtcttttgcctatcttgaggcgtcgtaccctgaaagcgattgacaacccctttagcacgtcaggttgcgaggtgttgttatttgtgtgcaggggttgtttacgttgtgttgcttggttctcctactggttcgataaccttggtttcatatctgagggaaatacataccaccgctgtgccgcatcatcccttcctctttggggaaataccgacgtagcttcaagcgacatcaaaaggaatttctggcaccattgccggggaggatcttcaagataactaggttcctaatcacaaatctcatctccttgcaatttacattatttgcctctcgttttcctctcccccacttcacaaaaatgtaTCGTttcattcgcctctctttttctgtTCATCGTTTTCTTGCCAGATCTATTTTTGCATGCATCCTTGTTTGTCggtatggatagttcttcctctagtGCTTGCACTCCCGAGGACGAGGTCCTCAACTTTaagcaaggaggaggagaaaatttaaaagatgcttggtatagaatttgcaatgctcataatagatctatccgtaagtAATCTACCATTGTGCTTCTGcgttgtttttatgttggcatcaccacttggtatagattcgtccttgatacgattactggtggaaatttcttaatgagtcctccttttgatgctcttaatgctatgggaaatttagtagtCTCACCATctcttatggttaatgaaacaattttgactcttgagcatgttatgtaaagactagatgctattgaaaagaaaatgctcaccgaagatcatatggaaattatatacaacaagatgcataattttgctactaaTCTTGGGTCAAAAGTGGGCGATATTTTTAAGTTATTAAAAGAGAGGGGTACCttaatccatgaaagaatagaagaaagtccGTCTTGGATCAATAAattggaagaaatctttagtaatctaagcacggcTTTTACTACCACTAAAATTATTGAGGAAACTCCCTTAAAGAGTAAGAAATCTAGGAACAAGGGTGCATCTTCCAGTAATAATGATAAAGGATACCTTAAGATGATTAGCATCCATccggattttgttgaagtgataagagatcctttttgTAAGAATGAAATATTTAAATGTACTTCGAGGAGTATTGCTATTGAAGGTCTTTATGCTAAATCTTTGaaggattctaagtgtttgattgaagagttggacaaggatgacaaaacttagatccttgctttatgcctagctaagggcgtaaaactatagcgcttgttgggaggcaacccaatgaataaaatttatttttgccttttgctttctgttcttgagtgttaacacaattatgctactgttatgattgtgtttttgtgttttaattagtgtttgtgccaagtaaagcctttaggatcttctgtggtgatagttgtttgatcttgctgaaaaagacagaaactttgcactgacgaaaataattatcataagtcaTAGAAAAGAgctttttctgatcctttttgcagaaaattaatatacaaattatgTTGGttgtcctaatttggtagaatttttggagttacagaagtatttgaaagttccagattactacagactattctgttttgacagattctattttctttgtgtggtgtgcttattttgatggctctatggttttctttgatgagtttttgccatagaaaagttggaatacagtagatataatacaaaaacaaaataataattggtttgacacatcacttatagtagtggtttgctttattttactaacggatctcacaagggttttgagttttgtgtgattgaagttttcaagttttgggttatcttatgatggattaaagaaggatagaagagcctaagcttggggatgccccgccatccaaagctattatccaagaatgagcaaccaactaagcttggggatgcccccgagtggcatcccctctttcttctaacgaccatcggtatttactcgagactatatttttattcgtcacatgatatgtgttttgcttggagcgtcctgtattatatgtgtctttgcttgttttattttgtgttttaagtcatcaatccttgctggacacacctatttgagaaagccaaaattatgccatgacttgttaaaattgctctctatgcttcacttaaatttttatgagcaatggacttgctctagtgcttcacttatatctttttgagcacggtgtgcttagtatttttgaagaaatgctctcttgattcacttagatttatttgagagttagtaaaattttgaagaaatcctctcttgcttcacttaaattattttgagagaaagaaaatatgttatgctcatgatcttcacttatatttgtttgagattatgaaaagcaacacatgaaaattaatcccaaagtgatagatatccaagaaggataaagaaagaaagaaaatatatgtcatgaagatcattggacaaagtaaacttgattcttaggaatagttttgagatatgatgatgtaatgtgtgagtcatgttgatgagtaattgtgctctagtcagaatattggtgttaaggtttgtgattccctatgcatgcacgaaagtcaataatcatgcaatgaaaattatatcctacttgtggtgcattattcggtgttaattatgcttaatgcttgcttatgagattattcgtttcttggttggtcgcttctcaatctttttgctagccttcattttgcaccaagtatgacctctacttgtgcatccaaaatcctttaaaccagttttgccacatgagtccactatatctacctatatgcagtattcttttgccgttctaagcaaatttgcatgtgccatctctaattttcaatatgaacttctcttttgtgtgtttgtttagaTCGCAGAACGGTAACGGGTAGCTAATATTTCCattctagatgtgttattctcacaatgcatgtttattcacttgtcattgcacgagagtaaggcaaagataTTAggtatgcccagtcccgaaatgcaaaaatgaatttactttatgttgtcaaataataaattccttggaaagtgttggtatggagggcgccCGTGAATACGGCTAGCCattgaaagtgaaagttatggtggaaaaaggaataaactctattttttgtttgggaaccgcctatgatatatctagcatggaaagtgttgggatgctccaagtcgttttcgttggtgggatggatacacctcccaaaatgtttttatctctaattttttcactttgagctctagcacctctacaaatccctacttccctctgtgaagggtctttcttttactttatgcattttttattttttaaattgagtctccatcctctctcataaaagcaccaactaggggacaatatgatcgtacttaagtattgggtgtagctaatattcgagtgtgtttcatgaatgggtcaatatttgagcatgatgggctagggataacttgttttagcattgatatttgaaagacatggttgcttgttgatatgcttgagtatctaaattattgtgtcaaaactagactattgctttgaatcacataaaagtccaaatgtccatgctatgaagaaaagaatatgatatgacatgataaacaacactccacatcaaaaaatctgttttatcacttatctactcgaggacgagcaggagttaagcttggggatgctgatacgtctccaacgtatctataattttttattattccatgttgttttattatcaatcttggatgttttataatcattatatagtcattttatatcattttttggtactaacctattgacatagtgccaagtgccagtgaatgttttttacatcgtaggaaatcaatatcagatggggtccaaatgccatgccaatttacgatgattttttatgggccagaaggaacacaacgggccctggttgcacctggggggagtcccgaggaggggacaacccaccagggcacgctaggaggcccaagcgcgccctggtgggttgtgcccacctcgggtgccccctggactgactctttgctctataaataccccaatattccagaaaccctagaggagtcgacgcaattttcatccagccgccgcagagtccagaaccacgagatcgaaTCTAGACACAATCATGGAGggtttcaccacttccattggtgcctctccgatgatgcgtgagtagttctttgtagaccttcggttctgtagttagtagctagatggcttgctctctctctctctcttgattatcaatacaatgatctcttggagatccatatgatgtaagtcttttggcggtgtgtttgttgggatctgatgaacttcgagtttatgatcagttatatctttttatatccatgaaagttatttgagttctttgatctctcatatgtgtgatctcttatagccgtatttcttctccgatatttgggttttgtttggcaaacttgatctatttatcttgcaatgggaagaggtgcccggtagtgggttcgatcttatggtgcttgatcccagtgacagaaagggagccgacacatatgtatcattgctactaaggataaaaagacgggatccatatctgTTGCAAtatataaatggatcttgtctacatcatgtcatcgttcttattgcattactccgtttttccatgaacttaatacactagatgcacgctggatagcagtcgatgtgtggagtaatagtagtagatgcaggcaggagttggtctactaatcttggacgtgatgcctatgtaatgaccattgcctggatatcatcatgattatttgaagttctatcaattgcccgacagtaattttttcacccaccgtttgctattttttctcgagagaagccacgagtgaaacctacggcccccgggtcttctttctcatatatttgccttgcgatctagttTTTCCTCGTGTTTATTTCCAGATGTATTAaactaaaaaatacaaaaatacattgctgcaatttatttgttccgcgatctatttatcccatatacaaatttacctcacgtcttttgcctatcttgaggcgccgtaccccgaaagggattgacaacccctttaacacgtcgggttgcgaggtgttgttatttgtgtgcagggattgtttacgttgtgttgcttggttctcctactggttcgataaccttggtttcatatctgagggaaatacctaccaccgctgtgctgcatcatcccttcctctttggggaaataccgacgtagcttcaagcgacatcaaacacACTTCAGAACATGCAGCTTCCTGGAAATCAAgagtggtacatggactctggagcATCATCCCATATGGCATCAGATCATGGTATTCTCTCCTCCTCCCAACCCTCCTTATCGGCGATGTCCAAGTCCCACACCCGTCGAAGCACATGTCATCACCACCACCCTCGACCTTTGGCATCGCCGACTTGGACACCCCGGTTATCACACCATGAAGCGTCTTCAAAGTTCTCACCATATCTCCTACAATAAAGTCATGCCATCCATTTGTTATGCTTGTCAGCTTGGGCGACATGTTAGATTACCCTTTTATCCATATGTCTCTTATACTAGCAAACCTTGTGCATTATTACACTTTGACCTTTGGGCTTCTCCGGTTCCAAGTACGTTTGGCTCTGCCTATTATCTTATAATTATCAATGATTTCACTCATTATTTTTGGACTTTCCCACTGCGCAAGAAATCTGATGTCTATGCAACACTTCTCATCGTCCATGCTTACGCTCACACTCAATTTAATCTATCTATTTTAGCTTTCCAATGCGACAATGGACGAGAGTTTGACAATCCAAAAATAGATACTTTCTATGCCTCTCACGGTATTCTTGTTCTCTTCTCCTGTCCATACACCTCTCAGCAAAACGGCAAGGCTGAACGAGCTATTCGCACCACCAATAATGTCATACATACCCTTCTAGTTCAAGCTTCTCTCCCCCCATCCTTCTGGGCCAAAGCTCTACACACTGCCACCTTTCTTATAAACATTAGACCGACGTCGTCTACCAAATTTCTTACACCGTATGAGACTCTTCTTGGTTCGTCACCGCCATATGACTCACTTCGTGTGTTTGGTTGCCTCTGTTACCCTAACACTACATCCACCTCTCCCAACaaactacttttcaaaatcctatgcatgaaaacaagaccaggtgcattagtggcagaataacattctaactatacacgctttcatatggtttcactttattttgtccatgtttctttgcattcctctgctcttccaattcctgtgaaccaaacacccaagttgatagaaatcatgtgtttacaaatgctctgtttaccatgtgcattcctatcctattccgttgTTTTTCCTATCCCCGTGTttctagaatcatgcaagccaaatgagcccttacagaattactctagttacaggtaggtgtcaaagaaaactttgtgtggtttgtcttgctcctgccgcgacgtcgtccacctcacctgagctgctccatcgacagaagcatccaccaaaccagacatcacgactcatgaccgtctttcgccgcctcagatctccttccctgccactggcaaccaccgcaacggcatcaccatcatcgactcagcggatgaacctgaggagtacatgggtccataAGAGAGGTCGCaatcttttgtttctacttatgttatgcattgcttaatattaccttctACTTTATTATCCTGTTCACTTCTTAgattccaagtcaggtccaaattgatgttcaaacttgagttctaaattagttgtggggcacatatcgaggcaacaacgagtagtatctctgtccaatatctggttcacctagggtatgcctatgttgttcatcttgggtgcgaaacaaatagtaaagcaatcatcatctgttgttttattaaattaaagcaatcatcgcctgctatcattatttttggatccatccactggttgttaccattactctagatttctgcatgctctccttacataatctcgctatatttttttgtatgcatgtcagatattgtacataatcatgctgaacatgtagagaaaaagagaagagttttgcgcgacaatacaatgtcatgcagacattgctccatggtgggttcaatgacaaaccctccccctctccagattataatccagaggaagatatcgattctgaggcggattcagacgtagctggccactcctatttaccccccaaggtgtttgctctaacttgacatgatga
Above is a window of Triticum dicoccoides isolate Atlit2015 ecotype Zavitan chromosome 5B, WEW_v2.0, whole genome shotgun sequence DNA encoding:
- the LOC119311004 gene encoding fructokinase-1, which translates into the protein MAGGGELVVSFGEMLVDFVPTVAGVSLAEAPAFLKAPGGAPANVSIAVARLGGEAAFVGKLGDDEFGRMLAAILRDNGVDDGAVVFDAGARTALAFVTLRADGEREFMFYRNPSADMLLTADELNVDVIKRAAVFHYGSISLIAEPCRSAHLRAMEIAKEAGALLSYDPNPREALWSSREEARTKILSIWDQADIVKVSESEVEFLTGIDSVEDDVVMKLWRPTFKLLLVTLGGQGCKYYARDFRGVVPSYKIQQVDTTGAGDAFVGALLRKIVQDPSSLQNQEKLVEAIKFANACGAITTTKKGAIPSLPTEIEVLQLMESA